Genomic DNA from Cucumis melo cultivar AY chromosome 10, USDA_Cmelo_AY_1.0, whole genome shotgun sequence:
caattcattttttggaCATTGCATGAGACTAAATTTGTCTCCCTTCTGAATTGGAACTACACTTGTAGAGCATTTGTCCATtttaaatttctctaaaactttattaatatAGGCTTTTTTGAGAAAATCCTAACAATCCATGTGTTCGGtcacaaaatatttcaattCCAATCACATAGAATGCCTCACTcatatctttcatttcaaagtttttagaaagaaattatTTGGTTTGACATAATAAACCAAAGTCATTTGTAGCAAGcaagatgtcatcaacatatagaacAAGAATTATAAACTTACTTCCACTGATCTTTAGGTATATACATCACTCAACTATGTTTTCTTTAAACCCAAAAGATGTGATGGTatcattaaacttaagataccaCTGTATGGAAGCTTGTTTAAGTCCATATATTAACCTCTTTAATTTACACACCATATGttcctttccttcaaccatAAAATCTTCTGGTTGATCCATGAACACTTTTTCATCTAAATTTCCATTCATAAAGGCAGTTTTCACATCCATTTGATGAAGCTCTAAATCATAATGAGCTACCAAAGCCATAATAATTCTTAATGGGTTTTTCTCAAGACAGGAGAAAACGTCTCTCTGTAGACAATGTCATCTTTCTGAGTATAACCTTTGCCAACAAGTCTAACCTTCTATCGTTCGATATTGCCATTTGAGTCATGTTTGGTCTTAAAGACCCATTTACACCCAacttttttactttctttaggCAATTCTACAAGATCCCAAACTTCATTATCATCCATagattttaactcttctttcatAGCATCTAACAATTTGGTAGAATTATCTCCTTAATGGCTTGTGAAAACGAAACCGGATCATTATCAATGCTTAAATCAAATTTTGACTCATGCAAATAAACCAAATAGTCATCAGAAATAGTTGATCTTCTTGATCTGACATATCTTCTTAACTATTTCCTGTGGCCTCTCAGTTACAGGTTCACTTGTTAAAACATCATTATGTAGTGTTTGACCATTAATTTGTTGTTCTTGTGGATTGTTAACAGAGTCAACAACTACAGGAACAACAACTTGAGAAGAAGTTATAGATGAGAGAATTTCCACCTTAACTTCTTGAATTTTCACTGTACGTGGTTCCAAACTCCCACTAATTATGTCATTCTCAATGAACCTTGCATTTCCAATCTCAACTATTCTCTTATTGTGGTTAAGACAATGAAGAAACCACTGGTTGTTCGTGAATCCAGTTTCTTTTCATGTGGATTATAAATTTTTACTTCCGCTTGACAACCCCAAACATGTAGGTGTCTTAAACTAGATTTCCTTTCTATCCACAGTTCAAAAGGTGTCTTTGGAACTGACTTACTAGGAACCctgtttaataaatattgagtggttcttaatgcatacatccacaaggacacaggtaaagatgaattaattaacatgctttTAACCATATCCATTAATGTACGATTTCGCCTTTctgcaacaccattttgttgtggtgttcCTGACATTGTGTATTGAGCATATATGCCATGACTTTCTAGGAATTTAGCGAATGGACCGGAGCATTGTCCATTCTCGTCATATTTTCCATAATACTCATCACCTCTATCAGATCTTAAGATTTTCACCTTTCTATCTAATTGCCTTTTAACTTCATTTAGAAATACTTTTAAGGCATCTATTGCTTGAGATTTTTCATGCAATAAATAGATATAACCATAACGtgagaaatcatcaataaaggtgATAAAATACTTTTCTCCACCAAAAGATGGAATATCAAAAGGTCCACAAATATCAGTGTgtataatttcaagaaactgtgagcttcttgtggcttctttattaactgtgtgttttgtttgtttCCTTTACAATCCACACAAATTCCAAGGTCAGTAAAATCCAAATCTGGAAGAATGTCATTCTTTATCaatcttttaattctttctttggaTATGTGACTTAAACGTTTATGCCACAAGTAAGCTGACGATTCATTAGTTTGACCACGTTTAGTACCAACATTATGATGTAGGGTTAACAAACTCTCAGCAAAAACATTATCaagctttaatttatataagtcATCACAAAGAATACCAGAATCAATAAAAATGTTATGTTTGAATAAACTAAAACACTCATTCTCAAATTTAAAGTAATAACCTGAAGTATCAAGTTTTGACAAGGAAATCAAATTACGAGAAATAGAAGAAACATAAAAGGTATCACAAAGGTCTAAATGATATCCAGTACTTAAAGTTAAACGATAGGTTCCCACAGCTTCATGTAAAACTTTGACTCTATTTCCCATAAAAATGAATCTCTCATTTGGGTTTGTGGTTTGGGTCGTAAGGAATCCCTGCATCGTATTGGAAACATGAATGGTACAACCAGAATCAATCCACCATGTATTATAAGAAACTTCAGTTAAGTTTGATTTGAAACATACTAAAGCATTATGCTTACCTTTATTCTCGAACCATGCCTTACGTTTCAGACAATCTTTCTGATAGTGTCCAGGTTTGTTGCAAAAACGACACTTATCCTTAATTTGTCCCTTTTTATGGATTGGGGCAGATGACTGTTTCACCTTTAATTGTCCATGATTGCCctttcactagaagaaatctggtctttaatgtcgggtggaaaaaatgaaaaatgggctttaatgtcgtttttcaaaaggcagatgtttaatgtcgattttaagtcgacattaaagatagagctttaatgtcggtttaaaaccgacattaaacaccctgcttttatagaactgacattaaagtccatttttattttatttttattttttaattttgtaaaaattcaactttctttctcttactttactcttttctcaaacTCTCCCACACAcaatttttcatctttctcaaatttctttcacccttctcaatctcatcactttcttccctctcttcttcgaCAACTTCCGCCTCCACCTCCAGCATACATCAGTTTCTTCCATCTCTGTCATCGTTTGTGTCCTGTCGTTGTGCTCGCTGTCGCCACCACTGTGCCCAGCCATTGCATTTGTAAAATGTTTATCGTTTGCTCCTCTCGAGCGTTTAACATTTTGGAAATCTTAGCGAACAAACGTAGATAGTCAAGCCTCCTTTTCGAAGAACAACTCCCATCTCCATCTTCATCACCAACTTTCGAGACGGTTAGACCCCTTTTCCTAATGTTGACCCAATGGCACTTTGTTTACTGGAACGTCTCCTAGCATTTGATCCCAAATGTCGTCTAACAGCTGCAGAGGTGAGTCAAATCTACCAACTTGTTTTATTAACCTAATAACATGCCTTTATAATATATTCATTCAATTTCAGGCCCTTGCTGATCCTTACTTGAACGACATGGCAAAACAAGAACTTGAACCTTCTATTCAACCAATTTCAAAACTTGAGTTTGAGTTTGAAAGGAGGAAGTTATCAAAAGATGATGTTAGAGAGTTGATTTATACAGAGGTAATATAACGTAGCAACTCGAATCTTGCTGTCCAAGTTTTGGAGATGAAGGTTCCCTTCCAAAATTATGGTTGGTTAAACTtaatgaaagaatataatatatttaatgtATGAAGTCTACAAATTTTAGAGTATCATCCCCAGATGCGTCAGGGTTGTCTACATGGTGGAGATCATCCAACTACCTTCATGCATCCAAGGTAGAGACTTTTCTTCGTAATTAAATATTGACATCATTTACAGTTAgttccaaaagaaaaagaaaacatttataGAGAGGGAATAATCCATTACTTTCTCTTGCTTATGCTTAGTGGCGTCGATCGATTTATGCTTCAGTTTGCAAATCTGGAAGAGCACCATGGTAAAGGTGAAAGAAGAAGTCCACTTCAAAGGCAGAACATTTCTTTACCTCGCTAATAATTTGAATTGAAGTTTGAAATGAAACATGTCTTGGAATTAAAGTTGTCTTCTCTATGAGGGCAAGTTATCAAAGTCCTCAAAATTATGATTGTCATATTTTCAGGGAGTGGGTTAGTCCTACCGAGCAGAACAACACTGAGAATAACATCGATTCTGAAAGGTAGTTTTTCACTTCCTTTTCTTTGGCTTCTAAAAACATTTTTGGAAATATTAACTCAATCCACCAAATGATCACCAGAGGGAAAGATAATTATGCTCATCTCTTCAAAAGTGTAAGTATCAGTGCATCGAGATGTGTTGGGGTAATACCAAAGGAGAAGTCTGAGGTAACTAttagtttatttgttttctCGTTCGTCTTTAGAACGTGACTCTTTTACATCTCGAACATGTATTCAAGTGATTTCTAAGCCTTTTTTAGTGTATTGAACCTTTTGATTTTGGATGAAAATGATAAATTCTTAGCTGccaatattatttactttttggTTATGTGATCATATGGACTATCAGTTATAAGAGtgacacacatatatataataactcaCTAAGTATCAATATCATCATCCCGGTGGTAATCTATCTACTAGCCCCCTCTAGACTCAAGTTTAAGTCATACTCGTTAGAACTTTAAGTCATTTAGCCATTGGGATAAAATGGTGTAATATAGGGTTGAGAAATTGACTAGtctagatttgtcatgttagtttgTTTTGTAAAAGGAAAAACTATGCAGATTTTCTAATTTCCATAAGCTCCACAATAGTTTTAACTAATCAAAACTTACAGATCAAATTCCTGTTACAATTCTGATTTTGAATACTTCATAAACCAAACTTATCAAGACATACCCTCCTCTTGTATATAATCTCTTATATTTTTGTAAAGCTAACCTTGTAGTTTGTGCATACCACACATTTACACAAATAAAGGTATATTCGAACTGTAGTATTGTGgtaaaaatttcataacaaacATTATGTATGAGTAATTCTTTGCTAAGGGAGGGAGATACTTCCGTGGGTCAGTTTATTAtctttgacaaaaaaaaaaaacatatttgtTTCTATAATTATTTTGTAAATGAGAACAATTCCTTAAAAACTGTTTGGTGTGAAATGCATATTTGTTTATGcaattttaaagaataaatgatgcttcaaatagattgttggttgttgattgtgtattttgtgttgatatttttgttatgaaatGCAATGGTAGGAAAAGGGAAGGCCTTTAAAGGAAGCTAGAAATAGGTAGGGGTAATTAAGCAGAAGAAGAGTACGGGTGTAGTACTGAGCAAAATGATACAGATGAAAATGTCAATAATTGTAAAACATAAGAAAAATGGAAAGATGGGAAGGGGGGTTTCATAGATGACTACCAAATATGTGAATATTTTTtaggaagaaagggaaaaacAAGTTGTTATAAAACTACAAACCAATAAGACATGGATGTGAAAGAAAAATATGTCTTATTCCAATTTAAATTTTCAGGGTCCGCCCACGGTCAGGCTTCTATTCAACAACCACATGTCCCCTCCCCTTCTCCCATTTTATCAAAGGTCCCATCCAATCCATAATTTGCTTTTGTCACATTCTTTTTAAGGACATTGCAAtacataattttcttttttcacattCTTTTTAAGGACGACACTGCATTTGAGAAGCAAAGTATCCTATTTGCGCTCGCCGTGTAAGATATGGTGCTAATAAATATGTGAGTGCcattagttttgtttttcaaatatttctttTGGCTAATATTAAAGTATTTCTGTTGGAAAAGGATTTGTGTCTGTTTTGGCTAATATTAAAGTATAGTACAACTATTTGTTAAGTGAAGAGAATAAAGAGAACAATTAATCATGTTTAAAacaagaatttgaaatttatataaaaatatttcaaattatatttaaaaaagtgGTACGGTTGGAGATGTAATAGTAATCTCAAACCTAATAAGGAAAAAGAGTAAAGATATTTGAAGATCAATAGTGTACTTATGTTTATCAATAATAACTTGAACCATTATGCTAAGTATTTGAACTAAACACTTATCACATTTGGATTTCCGGCTTGTTGAATTTGTTGTCGAATGATTCGGTTTGCTTTGAAccttttttttgttaaataagctggtttctattttttacatttttgttttgtttgtgatgTTTACTGAATTATGTAGGTTTCAGCTGCGAGGACTTGCAAttgtatatttatatatattttttgcgTCAGCAAAGGCAGCATGACATTGAGTTTAGGAAAACTGATAATGAACAGAGATAGAGGTAACAACATTTTCTAACGTTAATTTATTGTAGGGCATTACCAAAGGCTTCAATTATGAGTAAATTCGTATGACTATGCTAagaaatttatgaaattatgcTTTGTTTGGTTATCTTATGGATATTCAGCAAGGCAGCAAGACATTGAGTTTAGGAGTATTCTTTTTCAGGTTATAGATAGTGAACATATGAGAAATTCGATATTGATTATAGCtgtattggttatggagttgtTTGTTGTTTTGCTTTGTAATGTGGTTATGTTGTTCAAATCAGATTCTTGTTTTTTATGGCACTATTGTAATAATTGTTGTTTAGCCATAAGAACAACCAAGAGATATATTGTTCTCTTATCTATGTAATCAAGCAAATCACAAGCACCAAATAATATGTAGGAAATTGATGGTTCAAGTTCAAGCTTCAGTCAACTGTTTGGAATTGAAGGTATTATATAAAAAAGTTTATCTTACCATGTTTCTCAATTTGTTTTTTAGGAAGACTTGAATGAACAAGTTACAATATTATCATTGCAAGACTGTTATGTGGTTGCACTTggtttagaaatttttttttggtGATGTTGTTTCAAATACTTAGTTTAACAATTTAGAAAAGCATCGGTCTTGGCCCTTTTGGAGAGCTTAGGtacatttataataattattgatatttaaaCGGGAACTTCAAAGGTGTTGCTTAAGGGCTTATATAGAGGGACCTTTTACAGGTATCCTGCACATCCTTTTGCTGATGGAAGATGGATGTTTCTCGAGATTGGTGAGTTTCATTGCTATGATAAATACATGCAAGTctgaagttttttatttttcttgattttcaACTAATATAGTCAATCGTCATCTTCAGTTCTCTTATGATTTACTTAAATAGCTATAATAGTTGTTACTTTAGTTAATGTAGTTAATCGAGGAGTGAGTTTTTAgtctcttaatttaatttattgataaTGAGAAATGGAAATATTTATGCTAACTCATGTTTTtaatttccttaaaaaaaaagttttgggTTCTTTTGCATATTCCGATTGCTGCCATCAATCCATCTAACCACCCTCAGACCCTTCCGCATTGCGCAATAAAAGTTATGTTTGGTAACCAACGCTTTGCTTTATTAATTAGTAATCAAATGTGAATATTTCTACTAGCaactaggtcataacattgttacttaattcgaccatcttgatgtcttttatagggagctatcactaaacaaatgattgcaatagaagaaatggttgcaagtgagtacaattagccagaccctcatctttgtgacaagatcttgaagttggttatttgtgaagcgttctagtttgctattagttgcagtcttagttattgctctctcaatatattctttttcttcttttttttttctttttttgtccaAAGGATAATCagtgtaataattaagcttcttaatttctttgtgtttggagccaagttgtatataaatgtacacattattaagatttcattttgtatatgtacaagtaaaagatttcatttttaactattttgtgtcatacaaaatggacaataatgcaagaatttaataaaaataaatttgaaaaaacgacattcaAGACATCGTTAATGTCGGTTtcaaaacgacattaaagacagctttaatgtcggttaaaaaaaattaaagacatctttaatgtcggtggaaaaacgacattaaagatgtatcataagcgacattaaagacatatttaatgtccgttatccaccgacattaaagatgaaccgacattaaagcccttgaataacaccttcaaagatgtcggtttataaccgatattgaaggcctttaatgttggttataaaccgacattaaagcccaaccgacattaaaggccagatttcttgtagtgtttccATTCTTTTTTCCAGATTTCTTTCCAGCTCCTTTGTGACCCATGAGATTGGCAGAGTGAATTATTGGTTTCTTAAGCCTCGCTTCCTCTTGAATGAGCATACTTTGTAATTCATGCAcattctatttatttttcagAGTGTTATAGTTCATGTGAAATAGACCATTCTCTGAAGGTAAGGAATTAAGGATAAACGTTACCAAAAAATTCTCATTAACTTCCATTCCCATGGTCTTTAACCTTGTTTCAAAGTTCGTCATTTCAAGGATATGCCCATGTATAGTACGAGAATCATCAAACATGATGTTGGTTAAAGTACTCATAAGTGTTCCAGCAAGTGACTTGTCAGCCGACTCTGGCTAAGAACATTTTTCCACAGATTTCATAAATTCCTTAGCATCTTCAGTCACTGGTAGAAAAAGGGtctacaatgacagttaaatgttgTCATTAAAGGTTTTCGTGAAAATTTTTTGGAGTCATTGATGCgacagtcatggaaagtattttattttattaatatcatatttgatttatcattttaggaaaaaagtaaaataatatatttcatacaaaattcttttaatttatctttatcattttaggaaaaaaacaaagtattttattttatacaaaatctttcaatatcatatttttactattttagaaaaaagaaattcaataaataacctaatttgattttatacttattttttcctaatttgtgaCACACCCGggggtctataaatagagatcTTTTGTTATTTGGAAAAGggggagaagaaattgttttagaaaaattcTCTAGGAGATAAAAAGTGTATTAGAAAAAATCTCTACGagagaaaacaatttttttgatTGCTTAGATAATCTctgcataattttttttaagatacaTATTTATGGTGGGTTATTACTTCttttcactttatttttttatgcgttattttcatttttatttatttacttgtcttttttttttaccctaaaTCTAATCCCATAGAGGAAAAAACTTAGTTGAAGGTTGCATTAGGTAGAGATTTATTCCCAAGGACCCGTACCTCATACAACAAGCAATTTCCTTTTGGATTGAGTCCTTatgtttgttcttctctttttttaaacgtaaagagaaagaaaaattgagtaaggaaaatttcttttttttttactattttttttatcatcatgCTAAAAAAATagtcttttaacttttttcccCTCTGAAAAATAGAGtgaaagaaaaagttataagctaaaaattttgtattattattattattatattttattattattattattaatatatatatatatatatatatttctttttttccttttagtcTGGCGGCACCttctgttttctttcttttctttcttttttttcccttttatttacttaattatttatttgtttatttgttaattatttcatttagtttttcttttcttttccttattttccttatcgttattatgtatctttcatttctttttcttttatcttattCTCATCACCaccataataataattattatgtaTATGGCTTTAAATACATATATGTATGCATTGATATCTCATGttatttgcctaatttattgTTGGTGTATTTGATTTGACTTATGATGCATTGTTCATATTTGATGTTCATTAAGAATTTGttgaagtttttttaaaatatt
This window encodes:
- the LOC127151363 gene encoding mitogen-activated protein kinase 16-like, which produces MALCLLERLLAFDPKCRLTAAEALADPYLNDMAKQELEPSIQPISKLEFEFERRKLSKDDVRELIYTEMRQGCLHGGDHPTTFMHPREWVSPTEQNNTENNIDSER